The proteins below are encoded in one region of Prosthecobacter dejongeii:
- a CDS encoding protein kinase domain-containing protein: MPDPNPAADMTCTTCGAPMAVGERCAQCLLRLALEVDSSEADPFFEKLRWHGFGDYEVIEEIARGGMGVVYRARQRSLEREVALKMILAGELAGRKALRMFQTEAQAAANLHHPNIVPVYEIGEHEMQNYFTMRYVPGGRTVADWAATQRENPRAIAAVVAKIARAVAHAHERGVLHCDIKPSNVLWDPRGEPLVTDFGLAKLLDLTEPAMTYTAIVGSPSYMAPEQVDQKAGIITTATDVYGIGALLYEMLSGHPPFEGGSALEILRKVSQDAPRTITTVPRDLRVICMKSLEKRPKDRYSTAMALAEDLDRFARGEPVSAAPRTWAHTMWYWALRKPRSAALLVLCAISVLFGMTGIIMQWLATERANRMQAAALERVRWQEIEQWQKEGNSSQALTYLAKLIRQKPNHWQAAMYAMSIVDQTSLAVPAGPNITPPVASTATARLSADGQFIITAGSDAKVRIWEAESGKETRNIPVNSPVTEMATGTFVPLALATQRNEVFILPGLDKEWVTLPRGAVEPVKKVLFSANGHLLAAVSESKIEVWSMDDLSGAARSLKLDEAVEGMLISAEGSYLIGWNKTQVSVWDASTLKLRWSFRAHEVLHQATLSADGNTLAVVDGSYSVRIWEVAKGAEINVIASPLSSIRQVALCGDGSRLTMGGAGNELLLYDSKSGLPLRAATKHHYNVRNIVTDIRGKYVYSYGYDDALCVSDAVTGETLIEPFKIGQIFQEADIHPSHQGQTILVHNRAKNTFRETLSVWQGTRRKQAVQHGVQGQRDFHFSRMSKDGQLGCLALNPGDRCYIYDLKTEKILLDQKANGDVYATYFSPDMSKCYALTANGWIHGWTLATGKELWPPNQQPGKIRPAIITDDGTRLIAGHNDGHIRIYDTATGKVIQELEHPGEVKTLRLAPGGKELLLSGSTDKLAHVWDLRSGKKIQTFRGHDHTIIASGWSPDARSVATASYDRTARLWSVETGQSIGTPMQHPAWLSHVEFSPDGQLIATASRDGTARLWHAETSLPASLWMEQGSTCETVHFTQDGRALLIRDHSGFRFWDIERAQPLTIHYQEPVSGGLGMDSESHRSMMNADGTQVFLASNMNYGALWSISQPRMTAPSWFPDFIEALAGLNFDHPDTANDRRNDWLKLKEKLLEEDDQGGFEPWARKTLSSAPE, translated from the coding sequence TTGCCTGATCCCAATCCTGCTGCAGACATGACCTGCACCACCTGCGGTGCACCGATGGCAGTGGGTGAAAGGTGCGCCCAGTGTTTGCTGCGTCTGGCTTTGGAGGTGGATTCTTCAGAGGCGGATCCTTTCTTTGAGAAGCTTCGCTGGCATGGTTTTGGCGATTACGAGGTGATCGAGGAAATCGCCCGTGGAGGCATGGGTGTGGTCTATCGGGCCCGGCAAAGGAGTCTGGAACGAGAGGTGGCGCTGAAGATGATCCTAGCGGGAGAGCTGGCGGGGAGGAAGGCGCTGAGGATGTTTCAGACCGAAGCTCAAGCTGCGGCCAATCTGCACCACCCCAACATCGTGCCCGTTTACGAGATCGGTGAACATGAGATGCAAAACTACTTCACCATGCGTTATGTCCCAGGCGGGCGAACGGTGGCAGATTGGGCAGCGACTCAGCGTGAAAATCCGCGTGCGATTGCCGCCGTCGTGGCCAAAATTGCGCGGGCGGTGGCCCATGCCCATGAGCGTGGGGTACTGCACTGTGATATCAAGCCCTCCAACGTGCTGTGGGACCCGAGGGGTGAGCCGCTGGTGACAGACTTTGGTTTGGCCAAGTTATTGGACCTGACTGAACCTGCGATGACCTACACGGCCATCGTGGGCAGCCCTAGCTACATGGCCCCAGAGCAGGTGGATCAAAAGGCGGGCATCATCACCACAGCGACGGATGTTTATGGGATAGGGGCCTTATTGTATGAGATGCTTTCAGGGCACCCGCCCTTCGAAGGTGGGTCTGCCCTGGAGATCCTGCGCAAGGTGTCTCAAGACGCTCCGCGCACGATAACGACCGTGCCCAGAGACCTGCGTGTGATCTGCATGAAGAGCCTGGAAAAGCGGCCGAAAGATCGGTATTCGACGGCCATGGCTTTGGCGGAGGATCTGGACCGCTTCGCCCGTGGAGAGCCTGTCTCCGCAGCGCCCAGGACCTGGGCCCACACGATGTGGTATTGGGCATTGAGAAAGCCACGCTCTGCCGCATTGCTGGTGCTGTGTGCCATTTCGGTTTTGTTCGGCATGACCGGCATCATCATGCAATGGCTGGCCACCGAGCGGGCGAACCGAATGCAGGCCGCAGCTCTAGAGCGTGTTCGCTGGCAAGAGATCGAGCAATGGCAGAAGGAAGGAAATTCCTCTCAAGCGCTTACTTATCTAGCGAAGCTGATCCGGCAAAAACCCAACCACTGGCAAGCGGCAATGTATGCCATGTCCATCGTGGACCAGACCTCCCTGGCAGTCCCTGCGGGGCCTAACATCACCCCTCCGGTAGCCTCGACCGCTACGGCTAGATTGTCTGCTGATGGTCAATTCATCATCACGGCAGGCAGTGATGCAAAGGTGCGTATCTGGGAGGCAGAAAGTGGAAAGGAAACACGAAACATCCCGGTAAACAGTCCCGTGACTGAGATGGCCACGGGTACTTTTGTGCCGCTGGCCTTGGCGACGCAGAGAAACGAAGTCTTCATTTTACCCGGGCTAGACAAAGAGTGGGTGACCTTGCCACGCGGGGCTGTGGAGCCTGTGAAGAAAGTGCTATTTTCTGCAAATGGTCATCTGCTGGCAGCAGTGTCCGAATCGAAGATTGAGGTCTGGTCCATGGACGATTTATCCGGTGCCGCGCGAAGTCTGAAATTAGACGAGGCGGTGGAAGGGATGCTGATCTCCGCCGAGGGATCCTACTTGATAGGCTGGAACAAGACCCAAGTCAGCGTGTGGGATGCCAGTACTCTCAAACTACGCTGGAGCTTTCGTGCGCATGAGGTGCTGCACCAGGCCACACTCTCTGCAGATGGAAACACCCTGGCCGTGGTGGATGGCTCTTACAGCGTGAGAATCTGGGAAGTGGCCAAAGGAGCTGAAATCAATGTGATCGCCAGCCCACTCTCCTCGATCAGGCAGGTAGCGCTCTGCGGGGATGGGAGTCGCCTCACCATGGGAGGGGCTGGAAATGAGCTTTTGCTCTATGATTCGAAGTCGGGCCTGCCCCTGCGCGCAGCCACCAAACACCACTACAATGTACGCAACATCGTCACGGATATCCGGGGCAAATATGTTTATAGCTACGGCTACGATGATGCGCTGTGTGTGAGTGATGCTGTGACGGGAGAGACCTTGATTGAGCCCTTTAAAATCGGGCAAATTTTTCAAGAAGCAGACATTCACCCCTCTCATCAGGGGCAGACCATTTTAGTCCATAACCGGGCCAAGAATACCTTTCGTGAAACCCTCAGTGTCTGGCAAGGGACACGAAGGAAACAGGCAGTTCAGCATGGCGTCCAGGGACAACGAGACTTTCATTTCAGTCGCATGAGCAAGGATGGGCAGTTAGGGTGTCTCGCACTGAACCCGGGAGATCGTTGCTACATCTATGATCTGAAGACCGAAAAGATTTTACTAGATCAGAAAGCCAATGGGGATGTTTACGCCACCTATTTTTCCCCAGACATGAGCAAGTGCTATGCACTGACGGCGAATGGCTGGATCCATGGCTGGACACTCGCGACCGGGAAGGAACTCTGGCCGCCTAACCAACAACCCGGAAAGATACGCCCAGCGATCATCACCGACGACGGCACGCGCCTTATCGCAGGACATAACGATGGCCATATCCGCATCTATGACACCGCCACGGGAAAGGTCATTCAGGAACTGGAGCACCCAGGTGAAGTTAAAACCCTGCGCTTAGCCCCAGGTGGGAAGGAGCTATTGCTTTCAGGTTCCACAGATAAACTCGCCCACGTCTGGGACTTACGTTCAGGTAAAAAGATACAGACTTTCAGAGGACATGACCACACGATCATCGCCTCTGGGTGGAGTCCAGATGCGCGATCCGTGGCCACCGCCTCTTATGACCGCACGGCACGGCTCTGGAGCGTAGAAACAGGCCAGAGCATAGGCACACCCATGCAGCACCCGGCCTGGCTTTCGCATGTGGAATTTAGCCCGGATGGGCAGCTCATCGCCACAGCTAGCCGTGATGGTACGGCGCGGCTTTGGCATGCTGAAACGAGCCTGCCAGCCTCTCTCTGGATGGAGCAGGGCTCCACGTGTGAAACGGTCCACTTTACTCAGGATGGGCGGGCCTTGCTTATACGTGACCATAGTGGCTTTAGATTTTGGGACATCGAACGGGCACAGCCACTCACCATCCACTACCAGGAACCCGTTTCTGGTGGATTAGGTATGGATAGCGAGAGCCATCGCTCCATGATGAATGCAGATGGCACCCAAGTGTTTCTGGCCAGCAATATGAACTACGGGGCGCTGTGGTCCATCTCACAGCCCAGGATGACTGCTCCCTCATGGTTCCCTGATTTCATAGAAGCACTGGCGGGCTTGAACTTCGACCATCCAGATACAGCGAATGACAGGCGAAATGATTGGCTGAAATTGAAGGAAAAACTGCTCGAAGAGGATGATCAGGGGGGCTTTGAACCATGGGCGAGAAAGACTCTTTCATCCGCTCCTGAATGA
- a CDS encoding tetratricopeptide repeat protein: MAGKPSLPVGDGGLLGSAIPARMGLIGRRLVMALDGEKAVEMKAGMTLEAAILAHRQGRVGEARAEYQKILTAEPDNVVALQWLGAAYAQGGDFLEAMDLYNRVIKLKPDYAEAQANRANVLRLLTRYDEALAGYDAALRLRPDYAEAHCNRGITLRDKHCLEEALLSQERAIFIKPEYAQAWKNKGSVLNDLGRFEEAIVCQNKVIELCPHDAQAFVFRGHSQHRLRRFREAVESYDAALQLRPNYAEAHYDRSLSLRELLRLEEAIQSCENAVQVRPDYAEAWWNEAEMRILKGDYERGWPMFEWRWRSAHYGKVMRCFTAPLWLGEEDLEGKSILIHLDGGYGDTLNFCRYVSLLVERGAQVSLEVQTGLVGLLQESFPCVQVIGTGQELPACDFQCPMMNLPGAFRLPLELIPSRLPYVRVAQRYLEGWVARLGQKQRPRIGLAWSGSLDHSNDAQRSMTCLAMAGLLTQEAEFHCLQKHLREVDQTAVRQLPIRVWERELEDFAETAGLVMAMDLIVCVDTSVAHLAGALGKPTWLLLPHVPDMRWLLERDDSPWYPGVMRLFRQPQSGDWEAVVTKVAEEMGRFLQLPGS, encoded by the coding sequence GTGGCTGGAAAGCCTAGCCTTCCTGTGGGTGATGGCGGCCTTTTGGGTTCTGCCATCCCTGCAAGGATGGGTCTTATTGGTCGGCGGCTGGTCATGGCGTTGGATGGTGAAAAGGCTGTGGAAATGAAGGCAGGCATGACACTGGAGGCAGCGATTTTAGCCCACCGTCAGGGACGAGTGGGTGAGGCCCGGGCTGAGTACCAAAAGATTTTAACTGCGGAACCGGATAACGTGGTGGCGCTGCAATGGCTGGGGGCCGCCTACGCCCAAGGGGGAGATTTTCTGGAGGCGATGGATCTCTACAACCGGGTGATCAAGCTCAAGCCCGATTATGCAGAAGCGCAGGCGAACCGAGCCAATGTGCTGCGGCTTTTGACGCGGTATGATGAGGCGCTGGCAGGCTACGATGCTGCCCTGCGACTGAGACCCGACTATGCGGAGGCACACTGCAACCGGGGCATCACCCTGCGTGATAAACATTGCCTGGAGGAAGCCTTGCTGAGCCAGGAGCGGGCCATCTTCATCAAACCTGAGTATGCCCAGGCTTGGAAAAATAAGGGCAGTGTGTTGAATGATCTGGGGCGTTTTGAGGAAGCCATTGTTTGTCAAAATAAGGTGATTGAGCTCTGCCCTCACGATGCTCAAGCTTTTGTGTTTCGGGGGCATAGCCAGCATCGGCTGCGGCGATTTAGGGAGGCCGTGGAAAGTTATGATGCAGCGCTCCAGCTCCGGCCTAACTATGCGGAGGCTCATTATGATCGTAGCCTCTCTCTACGGGAGTTGCTGCGGCTGGAGGAGGCCATCCAAAGTTGTGAAAACGCCGTGCAAGTGCGGCCCGATTATGCAGAGGCTTGGTGGAATGAAGCAGAGATGCGCATCCTCAAGGGAGACTATGAGCGTGGGTGGCCCATGTTTGAGTGGCGGTGGCGCTCTGCCCACTACGGCAAGGTCATGCGGTGTTTTACTGCGCCTTTGTGGTTAGGCGAAGAGGATCTGGAGGGGAAGTCCATCCTGATCCACCTGGATGGAGGATACGGAGATACATTGAATTTTTGCCGCTACGTCTCTTTGCTGGTAGAGCGCGGGGCGCAGGTGAGCCTGGAGGTGCAGACGGGGCTGGTAGGATTATTGCAGGAGAGTTTCCCATGCGTTCAGGTGATCGGCACTGGGCAGGAGCTGCCAGCATGTGATTTCCAGTGCCCGATGATGAACCTTCCAGGGGCCTTTCGATTGCCACTGGAGTTGATCCCCTCGCGTCTACCCTACGTCCGGGTAGCTCAACGCTATTTAGAGGGATGGGTAGCGCGACTGGGTCAAAAGCAGCGCCCCCGGATCGGCCTTGCTTGGTCAGGGAGTCTTGATCACTCCAACGATGCCCAGCGCAGCATGACATGCCTGGCCATGGCAGGGCTCTTGACCCAGGAGGCAGAGTTTCACTGTCTGCAAAAGCACCTACGCGAGGTGGACCAGACGGCGGTGAGGCAACTACCGATTCGGGTCTGGGAAAGGGAGTTGGAGGACTTTGCAGAAACTGCGGGCTTGGTGATGGCGATGGATCTCATCGTTTGTGTGGATACCTCCGTCGCTCATTTGGCAGGTGCTTTGGGAAAGCCGACCTGGCTTTTACTGCCTCACGTGCCGGACATGCGTTGGCTGCTAGAGCGAGATGATTCCCCCTGGTATCCTGGGGTGATGCGCCTCTTCCGCCAGCCTCAGAGTGGGGACTGGGAGGCGGTAGTGACAAAAGTGGCCGAGGAGATGGGACGATTCCTCCAGCTCCCAGGGAGCTGA
- a CDS encoding protein kinase domain-containing protein, protein MKTFGIQLSQSSGVLNPVNIQRQAPQGETDPSISNKQSRLAQTSIMTSTPNAKTLQERNITANNVLSKEGLKVALGKASRYGNIKDKMMRTAFKMTHRSKNPDKDFGSLHKSVLRLAEHHEKLVSEGASASVRLGSLKCLETTLQAMQEKHVGKNVLKGKDLNQAAKGPVQDMLQLVRHEIACQPQTHRAKAYQLMHEFEGLVQQGKEHNVSDRMQKKLDLLVKVEDHLLTAREGGVSNSKDMQLLELVQNEMSRLKTHVPLEKELSKVFASLQKNNGDQPGTEFILRRDKEGHLQKLKHVHTRQVDHLAEMREQANGEHTKMKERHETLDFYAPLVHTLTNALVETFDPSKLNPVTKLMRESDGLEVARGEFVKASHLDSWAGTDVEMPEKLPLLTDHGMPDIEIDPGLSQKFADVILQGADSQAVIEDLGNALAKALRELDPTQQMSYATSDGKLLKSELLSMLAENCPELMSEGVPDPLSKSFSFSYENASSESQQLLDKVFLKAVSQLSNRQVDDDTVIIGGETFTKKNELGKGSSGIVYLYEGTSGKQIAIKHPSHNPSSDVVKTREIACREVRSHYQAMGEGHPHIVNMTGVIRNSEGDVLVAMDLAPRGDVFEATKKIDTALQNGQITQKTATIVRLTLLQDMIKGLQHMHESRGMTHLDIKPLNYFINEEGLAMLGDFGTSDNHASFRVPEIAVDNPRWLAPEIAINQVNTDGIRTGVSRKLKNQRNEKIEADWKKMLIDFNERGVSRREIEIEWQKLNDRYDKDIEKITGAINFEVSNKADVWSLGITAYEMFVKEGPFKKPEDQFLFQVEQRLRDFGSNPENRLRSKGEGTEGFTALDRLLNQLLKPDPKERISLSDALNSSVFKEGGVGTTEARKLIQALTDKNADPETIQECSKNLGD, encoded by the coding sequence ATGAAAACCTTTGGAATCCAGCTAAGCCAGTCAAGCGGGGTGCTCAATCCCGTCAATATCCAGCGCCAAGCGCCGCAAGGTGAGACGGACCCCTCCATCTCGAACAAGCAATCGAGGCTGGCTCAAACGTCCATCATGACAAGTACTCCAAATGCAAAAACACTGCAGGAGAGGAACATCACCGCTAACAATGTGCTCAGTAAAGAGGGTCTGAAAGTGGCGCTGGGGAAAGCCTCCCGATATGGCAACATCAAGGATAAGATGATGCGGACTGCCTTTAAGATGACGCATCGCAGTAAGAACCCAGACAAAGACTTCGGCAGCTTGCACAAAAGCGTTTTACGTCTGGCGGAACACCACGAAAAGTTGGTTAGCGAAGGAGCTTCGGCCTCGGTGCGACTGGGGAGTTTAAAATGCCTGGAGACGACCCTGCAAGCCATGCAGGAGAAACATGTGGGAAAGAATGTTCTCAAAGGAAAGGACCTGAACCAGGCGGCTAAAGGCCCCGTGCAAGACATGTTGCAACTGGTGCGGCATGAAATCGCCTGCCAACCGCAAACGCATCGAGCCAAAGCGTATCAACTCATGCATGAGTTTGAAGGGCTGGTGCAGCAAGGCAAAGAACACAATGTGAGCGACCGCATGCAGAAAAAACTGGATCTGCTGGTGAAGGTGGAGGATCACCTCCTAACGGCCCGTGAAGGGGGTGTGTCCAATAGTAAGGACATGCAGCTCCTGGAGTTGGTGCAGAATGAAATGAGCCGCCTGAAGACGCATGTACCCTTGGAGAAAGAGCTGTCGAAGGTTTTTGCCTCGCTGCAAAAAAACAACGGAGATCAGCCTGGGACGGAGTTTATTCTGCGCCGTGACAAAGAGGGGCATCTGCAAAAACTAAAGCATGTGCATACGCGCCAAGTCGATCACTTGGCAGAAATGCGGGAGCAGGCCAACGGTGAACATACGAAGATGAAGGAACGGCATGAAACCCTCGATTTCTATGCTCCACTTGTGCACACCTTAACGAACGCTCTGGTCGAAACCTTTGATCCCTCAAAGCTCAATCCTGTCACGAAGCTGATGCGTGAGTCTGATGGTCTCGAGGTGGCTCGTGGTGAATTTGTGAAGGCTTCACACCTGGACTCATGGGCAGGAACCGATGTGGAGATGCCGGAGAAATTGCCGCTTTTAACCGATCATGGAATGCCAGATATCGAGATAGACCCAGGTCTGTCTCAAAAGTTCGCTGATGTCATCCTGCAAGGTGCAGATAGTCAGGCTGTGATCGAAGATCTGGGCAATGCATTAGCCAAAGCACTGCGCGAACTGGATCCCACCCAACAAATGAGTTATGCCACCAGTGATGGCAAGCTTCTGAAAAGCGAACTCCTCAGCATGCTGGCTGAAAACTGCCCTGAACTGATGTCTGAAGGCGTGCCGGACCCGCTTTCAAAAAGCTTCAGCTTCAGCTATGAAAATGCCAGCTCTGAATCGCAGCAACTGCTCGACAAAGTCTTTTTGAAGGCCGTGTCCCAGCTTTCTAACCGTCAGGTTGATGACGATACCGTGATCATCGGAGGTGAAACCTTCACCAAGAAAAACGAGCTGGGAAAAGGCTCCTCGGGCATTGTTTACCTATACGAAGGAACATCGGGCAAACAGATCGCCATCAAGCATCCTTCACACAATCCTAGCTCTGACGTCGTGAAGACTCGAGAGATAGCTTGTCGTGAAGTTCGTTCTCATTACCAGGCGATGGGAGAGGGACACCCACACATCGTTAACATGACAGGCGTGATCCGGAACTCCGAAGGAGATGTACTTGTGGCGATGGATTTAGCCCCGCGTGGCGACGTCTTTGAAGCGACCAAGAAGATAGACACGGCCTTGCAGAATGGGCAGATCACGCAGAAAACCGCCACCATTGTTCGACTCACCCTACTGCAAGACATGATCAAGGGCCTGCAACACATGCATGAGTCTAGAGGCATGACCCACCTGGATATCAAACCCCTGAACTACTTCATCAATGAAGAGGGACTGGCCATGCTGGGAGACTTTGGCACGTCAGACAACCATGCATCCTTTCGAGTGCCTGAAATCGCTGTGGATAACCCTCGCTGGCTGGCCCCAGAAATTGCCATTAACCAAGTCAATACAGATGGCATTCGGACAGGTGTTTCTAGAAAGCTCAAAAATCAAAGGAATGAGAAGATCGAAGCTGATTGGAAAAAGATGTTGATTGATTTTAATGAGCGCGGCGTGTCACGGAGAGAGATCGAGATCGAATGGCAAAAACTCAATGATCGCTACGATAAGGACATCGAGAAGATCACAGGAGCCATCAATTTTGAGGTCTCGAACAAGGCGGATGTTTGGAGCCTCGGCATCACGGCTTATGAGATGTTTGTGAAAGAGGGCCCTTTCAAAAAACCGGAGGATCAATTTTTATTTCAAGTTGAACAACGCCTGCGGGATTTCGGTTCCAACCCCGAAAATCGGTTACGTTCCAAGGGTGAGGGCACGGAGGGATTCACTGCTCTGGATAGGCTGCTCAATCAACTGCTGAAACCCGACCCGAAAGAGCGCATCAGCCTGAGTGACGCGCTTAACTCCAGTGTTTTCAAAGAAGGGGGTGTGGGAACGACTGAGGCACGAAAACTGATCCAGGCGCTGACGGATAAGAATGCTGATCCTGAAACGATTCAGGAGTGCTCTAAAAATCTGGGAGACTAA
- a CDS encoding type III secretion system chaperone, giving the protein MNLNALLDLLPPEFRLQDSAKDARGICELVVDSSLKISIEEQPLTQDLYLYSVVASIAEADPTPLFETLLEAQLFSRELGEGISFGFDRAESAVLIWRKLGGENADSESCTRSLTEFINWAEHWQAKLNAPVVEADESDAGVSMPEHFIRA; this is encoded by the coding sequence ATGAATCTCAATGCCCTTCTAGACTTACTCCCCCCTGAATTCCGACTTCAAGATAGCGCCAAAGATGCGCGCGGAATTTGTGAACTTGTGGTGGATTCCTCATTGAAGATCAGCATAGAAGAACAGCCCCTCACGCAAGATCTGTACCTTTACAGCGTCGTGGCCTCCATCGCTGAAGCAGACCCGACGCCCCTCTTCGAAACATTGCTGGAGGCGCAGCTTTTTAGTCGGGAATTGGGAGAAGGGATATCCTTTGGATTCGACCGTGCAGAGAGTGCGGTGCTGATCTGGCGTAAGTTGGGCGGTGAGAATGCCGATTCGGAAAGCTGCACTCGATCCCTGACAGAATTCATCAACTGGGCTGAGCATTGGCAGGCAAAACTCAACGCACCTGTGGTGGAGGCCGACGAGAGCGACGCAGGAGTCTCCATGCCAGAACACTTCATCCGCGCCTAA
- a CDS encoding type III secretion system chaperone, protein MPVPEHLNHLLTQIGPQMDLDEVIAHHEDHLWLLQGGDDVLIEIIWVEERETLVFSAIIGSVPEENLAILMPLLLNYNYAWEATGGARMALDPNDREVVLLLDSPAASMDLPMMQAILGNLLEIVPQWRNTFQAPSESLANVSLDPLEIPLGSIRV, encoded by the coding sequence ATGCCAGTACCAGAACATCTCAACCACTTACTAACACAGATCGGTCCACAGATGGATCTTGATGAAGTCATCGCCCATCACGAGGATCACTTATGGCTACTCCAAGGAGGGGATGATGTGCTTATTGAAATCATCTGGGTGGAAGAGCGCGAGACACTCGTTTTCAGCGCAATCATCGGTTCCGTGCCGGAGGAAAATCTGGCGATCCTCATGCCACTGCTGCTGAATTACAATTATGCTTGGGAAGCAACAGGCGGTGCCCGCATGGCCCTAGACCCAAACGACAGGGAGGTGGTGCTCCTTCTCGACAGTCCCGCAGCTTCCATGGACCTACCAATGATGCAGGCCATCCTGGGTAACCTTTTAGAGATCGTTCCACAGTGGAGAAATACCTTCCAGGCCCCCAGTGAATCTCTTGCTAACGTGTCTTTAGACCCCCTGGAGATCCCCCTGGGCAGTATCCGCGTCTGA
- a CDS encoding protein kinase domain-containing protein, translating to MNSVTLSNQATARDNLQKISDMLKQQSDGLKVYGKKGPNQEITLYVKTADTSSMGKVKKFFENIFQVSASRRQVANETIRNLISELATQGSKNHHLEDALNNFSESSILSGHDQNGKKAHRVENLNLFLKAALNVYDKTFMQSQIRDEFKPQAENKVKELKIKTVEWEKGESIQFRDFKASPFKLNGVKYEPVKHLATGGYGHVFQYKSDDNPSKIVALKISITEAVERNTDQNRLGALTEIQNHINVSAKIQKSAIDYVGSCCFPDGSIGILTEFAPHGDIEKMALKIHEKTVPDNQKPGPGQLTKSQAKVVLLTLIKDMAKSLNSLHEETGMTHLDFKPANMLLNENGIGLLSDFGTSFEGTENIRDQMVNIEGTAYKAPELSIIDKKESEAITNAKSPLNKRKMIHLAQLKEDIAILFPEMDREDREKIVNLAHIKKHEAHLTQLSGEISSLPEFSKNKFQNTFKMDIWGLGASAYQILTGNAIGQDTVPKTANHRLGNFSETDGKLAIVGDSKGFLNQGGLAPSTNDIALDTFLNFILTAKPEDRPTAKEILENPLLKHSSIGSEEVRNIIKGFSKNDNEMIDLARGKLRL from the coding sequence ATGAATAGCGTCACCTTGAGCAATCAAGCAACAGCACGAGATAATTTACAGAAAATCTCCGATATGCTGAAACAGCAATCAGACGGCTTGAAGGTCTATGGCAAAAAAGGTCCAAATCAAGAAATCACTTTGTATGTGAAGACCGCTGACACAAGCTCCATGGGGAAGGTGAAAAAGTTCTTTGAGAACATCTTCCAAGTCAGTGCGAGTCGGCGGCAAGTAGCGAATGAAACAATACGCAACCTGATCTCCGAACTTGCAACGCAAGGTTCTAAAAATCACCATTTAGAAGATGCACTCAATAATTTCAGTGAAAGCAGCATTCTATCTGGCCATGATCAAAATGGCAAAAAAGCGCATCGGGTCGAAAACTTGAATTTATTCCTGAAAGCAGCTCTCAATGTCTATGATAAAACATTCATGCAGAGTCAAATTCGAGATGAATTTAAACCTCAAGCAGAAAATAAAGTTAAAGAACTAAAAATCAAGACCGTTGAGTGGGAGAAGGGTGAAAGCATACAATTTAGGGATTTCAAAGCCAGTCCATTTAAACTGAATGGTGTAAAATATGAGCCTGTCAAACATCTCGCAACGGGCGGTTATGGACATGTATTTCAGTATAAGTCCGATGATAATCCATCAAAAATAGTAGCTCTGAAAATTTCAATAACAGAAGCGGTCGAGAGGAACACAGACCAGAATAGACTAGGCGCGCTTACTGAGATCCAGAATCATATAAACGTCTCTGCAAAGATTCAAAAATCAGCAATTGATTACGTCGGATCATGCTGTTTTCCCGATGGATCCATTGGGATTCTGACTGAATTTGCTCCACATGGAGACATCGAAAAAATGGCTCTCAAAATCCACGAGAAAACGGTTCCAGATAATCAAAAACCAGGGCCCGGCCAGTTGACAAAAAGTCAGGCGAAAGTGGTGTTACTGACCCTCATTAAAGATATGGCTAAGAGCTTAAACTCTCTTCATGAGGAAACTGGCATGACCCACTTAGACTTTAAGCCTGCAAACATGCTGTTGAATGAAAATGGAATAGGTCTTTTGTCAGACTTTGGAACTTCCTTTGAAGGAACTGAGAACATCCGAGATCAAATGGTCAATATTGAGGGAACGGCTTATAAAGCCCCCGAACTCTCGATCATTGATAAAAAGGAGTCTGAAGCTATTACAAATGCTAAATCTCCCCTAAACAAGCGTAAAATGATACATCTTGCTCAATTGAAAGAAGACATCGCTATCCTGTTCCCCGAAATGGATCGGGAAGATAGAGAAAAGATTGTAAATCTAGCTCATATTAAAAAACATGAGGCACATCTCACCCAACTGAGCGGAGAGATAAGCTCACTTCCAGAATTCTCAAAGAATAAATTTCAAAACACTTTTAAGATGGATATTTGGGGGCTAGGTGCCTCCGCGTATCAAATACTTACTGGCAACGCAATCGGACAAGACACAGTGCCTAAAACGGCTAACCACCGTCTTGGAAATTTCTCGGAGACAGATGGCAAACTAGCCATTGTGGGAGACAGTAAAGGATTTCTCAACCAAGGTGGCTTAGCCCCATCCACAAATGATATTGCCCTCGATACATTCTTAAACTTTATCCTAACAGCGAAGCCTGAGGATCGCCCAACAGCCAAAGAGATCCTGGAGAATCCGCTTCTAAAACACTCCTCTATCGGCAGCGAGGAGGTGCGAAACATCATTAAAGGCTTCTCAAAAAATGACAACGAAATGATTGATCTCGCACGTGGTAAGTTGAGATTATAA